The sequence GTGCATGTGGGGTGAGTGGGGCTCAATAGATGTTGGCTCTAGTTGAATGAACCATGCAGGCTaggtggttcaatcgaaccaaaatTAAGTAATAGACCCACACACGCATCAATTGAATCAAGTGTGCACCTAGCCTGCCCAACACCACGACCCAAGCGATCGCTTGGGCCACGCCCAATTGAAGGCACCTGCTTGGACCACTTCCCAAGCACGTAGGCCTCACCTCGCATGGCCTTGGTGCCTAAGCGAGCACTCATGTATGTATTCACCGGATCCTACAAATGTATGTATTCCTAAAAGGCTAAAACCATGTACAATTTGCTTAAAAGAAactttcataaaataaaaatatatgttgAAGGCAAGGTTCATAATTTCATGAACCATTACTGCATTGGTCAAGGCTTCGACCAGTACCAAACCGATCCATGCTGATCTACTGACACCTGGTACACCAATATATATcgagttttgaaaaaaaaaattaaaaaagatagAAAGAAACTATCTGGTACAAAACCTATACCACCCTTTGTATGAATGGCCATCCAATCATATACCAGGTGGTACCGACCCTATAACGTGCATTTCGAACCACCAACCAATTTACCTTGGTCATATGCCAGTAACCTATTGAATCGGTAAATACCACCACTACTAAACCATACCAACCGGTACTGGAAACTCTTAATTCCTAGTATTTTACTATATGAGAGGGtaatttaaatgaaaaataaaacatgtaattttaaatAACTGAGCACAAGCAAATTGAATATCAATTTAAGTGAAGCTTACCTAGTTCAAGATCTTGGACTCCATCTTCTATGTCTCCTGCAACTACTTCACTTAGTTCATCAGCTGCTTTTGCATATCTATCCAAGAACTCTTCTTGTGTCTCTTCTAGGTCGTCGTCCTCAGAATCCTAAACAAAGAACACACATTCCCAACAGTAAGGTTCATTGCATTATCTTTAGCCTCATATAAATGTGATATGTTTGAAAAGTACATCTACAGAAAAAAGGATTTCAAGAGTATGGCTCAGCAACAAATACCAGAAAATGGGAAACTTGCAGAACACTAAAAAAACAAAATCTGAGCTAAGCATTTTAAACTATTAAAGTACTTAGCATTCATTTACCTCGTTATCACTAATCTCTTCATCTGAATATTCATCATCTATGACTTCGCTATCACTCTCTTCAGCTTCTTTCTCCTCGACTTCTTTAAGATGCAGGAATGCCTCCATCAAGGACACAAGACAATCTTGCAAAACCTTATTGCCATCCTCCAATGGGAAGGCTACAAGTCGCTCAACAAACTTTTCCAGTGTAATCACTGCATAATGTTCCAGAACAATTAACAGAAATCCTCACTGCAATTGACAAAAAATAAGTACCAGAACAATATGAGGAAAAGAAGAGCTTAAAAGGTATCTGGTGGCTTACCAGCTAACTTGATCTCAGATACTGATGAAATACCAGAATCAAAAGATCTTGATGAGACATGTGCCAACCCGCATGCAACAATCATAAAGCCATTATCCTCGTCTCGGTCTAAGACTTGCTCAACAATTTCAGGACACAATATATAGCATGATGAAATGACCAGCAACAAAGGCTTCCAAAGCCCAGTAGGCTTGTTACGCAAATCCTTAAAATGAGAAAAAGCTGCCTGTGTGAACGAAGTAATAATGGACTGCTTGACACATTGCATCTGAAATGAAAATGAAGGGACATGTAGTAATTCATGAACACATGAACAAGCCCTCCAAGTAGCAGATGGGTATGCCATAATGCCCTTGGTGACAAAAGCAGAGACACCTTCAATAATCGATTGGTCCACACCAGGAGAAACACGAGATGATATCCTTGTCAACAAGAAGTTTGTAGAATCACATCTTCTCTGTAGATTGACAGCTTCTTGAATGCAATCAAAAACTGCCAAGTCCTCCATCTCTTCCCAACCATGCCAGTCTGATATAAGGTCAGACCATAAGGCTAACAACTCTGGTATTTTCAATTCTTCAATTTCATTCTTTTTAGTAGCAGACTTCAAGATCAATCCAAGCAATGTGGAGGCATCATCTAAACATGATAGAGGTGGTGATGTACTTCTATCTGCTGAATCCTTATCAACATAATAAATACAAGAGAACAGTGAATGATGTTGACATATCGCTTCCAGAATAACATAGGTAAGTGAAGAATACAGAGACTTACAATTGACTGCACAGACACTGCCCAAGCCTGATACAACAAAGTTGCAAATGTCCTTGCAATTACTGCCTGGGCAGACTCCCACTTCCTGTCATCATGTTCCAGGGCTTCACTTGCACTAGAAGCCTCCCAGGTCTTTGTAATGGCTGCTAATGCAGCAAAACCTCGCTCAACCACCTTAAGCAAAACATtaactttatttttttgttaataataCACAGAATAAAACAAGCAACAAAGATAAGTTACATTTCATGTGAGAACAAACAACAGATGAAAGGCAgataaatttccatatttactggCTGTAATGGTTTCACAAACACTGTTGCATGTACAAACAAGAAATAGATGCATGTACCTGAGTGTCCAATTTAGCAAGTATAGCAAGAACATGACACAGAAATGCAAAGAAGAAATAAACCTTGTCATGAATTCTCTATCATACTTGTGTCTCAATTTAGCAAAGAATTACAGTATTGCAAATAAGAGTACAAAAAGATATTATTCAACAATATGGAGAGATCCTTTAAGTAAAAGTTTTTGGTATCCCGGATAAATTATTCAACAATATGGAAAGAtcgataaagatattattcatagaataaaaaCAGGATAGTTAAAATGATAGTAGACATCAAAAGTCTTATGTGATCATCGGATATCtttgagatttaaaaaaaaaattatgagacaGTTGTTAGACCAATAATGTTTAAAGAatctgagtgttggacaattaagaaacaacatatacaaaaaaaatttattgctaaaataaaaatattgagatggatgtgtggagttactaAAAAAGatagaagaaattttttttttattcatgcaCAATTACATATCGTTTCAACAGAATATATGATGAAAGAGAATCATTTAAGATAGTATGGGAATATGCTTAAGAGAACTACAGATTCAATAACCAGAAGaagtaaaataattaatgttagtagtacgaaaagagatagaggaagacctaaaaaaaattttcatagaaactataaataaaaatttaaatactctaaacttaactaaacatatgattttttacatatTTTAATGACAATAAAAAATCCATGTAGCCGATCCAAAATAATTGAGATTTAcgactttattgttgttgttgttgatataAATGAAGCAAACTTGAACAGCATAGTATTATACTAAACTATAGACATTATGGATATCACAAACCTAAATAGGGCAAGATTTAATCAACGAACTACCTGTGGCCAAGGGTCCGGAATTGGAGGTATGTGGTTGACAATTGCACCAACCACACTAGAGATGAGCATTGGAATATGAGCAGAAATTATGTTTTGTCCAGCCTCAACTGCAGTGCCTAGAAGATGAAACAGAAAAGATGACTCATTTTTTTCTCCATTAGCAATCTGGTTAACCACAACTTCCAGGACGGACAGCCAGTCAGGAGGAACATACTCATTCTGCAAAAAACAAACATAAAGAAAATTCCACATTTGTCAAATAGACAAAGATCAATAAATGGTTCTTACCTCAAGAAGCCTTATGATGGCCCCAGCAGCAGAAGCACGGACAGGATAGCAATTAATACCATTTATATCTGGCATAGTCAATGCCTTGATCAATGAATCATAAACATCTGAACTCATGGCCTACATTAAGATTGAGCCGATGTTAGAAACTGCACATCCCTCCCAGAAAAAGCATTAAGTTATTCACTGATATAATACTGATCTATTGTAGTTAGCAATGTCCTTTAACATCCTGTCTATCATGAACTCACAAAATAGTGGTTTAgtaaaaaactagacaaattttttTGATAAAGGGCAACTGCACTGTTTAAATTAATTTACTTAGTGATAACACAACTAGAATCCAAGCTTCTCAAAACTAAGCTTAAAGTTTTACAACACTCTACACTTCTCTTTTACTTGTATTAATATCAGAAGGCTAAATATTTGATTCTTATTTTGAAAAACATTCCAGTATGACCAAGATATCCAAAGTGTAAAATGTGGTTTTTTATGAGACGACCATTTCTGTTTAGCACATCAGAAAAGCTATTAATGATTTTAAAGCTTGAAGAACTGTTATAGTATGCGCACCTGAGGAAGGCAGGAAGCAAGCTCCCCAATTATCCAATTTGCTGTGGCAACCAAGTATGGAACAAATGGACATGATGAATACAATGGAAGCACACGGTTTCTAACTAAAGTAGTTGTATACTCAGAATTTCTCTCCCTCAGGAACTGTAAAAGAAACAAAATCATCCTCCAATTTCACTCTACcaagatttttttaaaactaacaGGATAAAGAAAACAGAACACATCTCACATCTGGAAGACCGCCATAAGCCATCAAAACACCATAGTAACTGCCAATATAATGAACAATTTTAACAGGAGCAGTACTACTAAAAGCACAGAATAAATCAAGTCTGGGGATGTGTTAAGAGCAATGTGGAGAGAATCTGTTGATGCATGGAGTTTAATGCAGTAGGTATTTGGTACTACAATGCCAGCCTGTCATATATACTCACTTGTGCACAATCTTTGATGAGGCCTTATCCCCATGATAGGGCATAGGAAACTTGGACAGGAATGGTATAACCAAGAGTTCCCCGATAGAGGATTCCTGTTGTTTTCCTTTGCTCTTGTCTGCTTTTTTACGTTTAGTAGTGGCAGTGGCAATACGTGGACCCTGCAAACACAATACTTGACAATTAAAAGGGATAGAAAGAAAACCAAGGGCATTagttagagagagagacagacagacagaATCAACTTGCTACTTGCTAGTATGATGTGTTTCACCTGAAGATAAACTGTACCTTCAAGTTGAGACAATAAGTTGACCAGATAGACATATACTCAAAACTGACAAGGAGACATCTTCACTAAAAGCTAAAACCACTTCAACCATATCATTGTTAAGGCTGCCTGCCAAAGTCTACACAAAACTCATGTCCCCTAATATGTAACAGTATTAAGCAATACCTGATGCAATAAAATGTAAGCCTTAACTGTCTCAGCAAATAAAACTTTACAACCTGTTTATTGATTTATTCTAATATAAGTCCGAGTTTTCTAAAGTGCATTACAATTGAATTATGATTTCTACTCCAAAATGAAATCAATGTCCATTGAGGGTGTGGTACCAGGTCATTCCTTTGCGACCAGGGAAATCAGTTACGAAAATAATCTACCTAGAGTTAAGGTTGTATACGTTGGCCTCCCTAGACCCCGATTGGtgggagcctcatggatatgcctCATTTTAATGAAAAAAGTGTCCATTGGATTGTTGGACTCTTCCTGATATTTACAGACTGTCTAGTCATTGCATACCAACTCAAATAGTCTCTACAAGGTCAAATAACCTTTTAGCTTCATGTTCTGGCTCATCATGATATCTCAGCATCCTTTTAAAAGAATGCTGAGAATTGGATTTCACAAACTGATGTATGTTATTCAGTGGAAAAGAAAACCAATTTTACTGAATTAACCACCGCTGACGATAGAAGAAATTGATTAAAACTACATACATGACCCTTCCCAAGCCCCACGCCAGCAGGAGCCTCGTGCATTATGTCACCCTCTTTTATATTGGTCAATTTCAACGACCTTAATAGGTTCAACATATTATTCAGGGAACAATATGAAGGCAAATTAGTAGTACTCAAAAGAATGTATAGGAAACAAATATGTCAAGAGTCATAACCTTCGACATTGCAATAACACTAAGTAAACTAATTGCACTTTTCCTTGCAGTAAATAAGTCTTCAGCCCATCCGGAAATTTCATCCTGTgatacaaaaattaatatggtttCATAAAGAATAAACCACAACGTATTGTCAACAATCTGTAACATTAATCATACAATATCAGAAGGGAGATTCTTCCGTATGTACTCCTCAGCATCCTCATCCCACTCTAAGATATCCTTCACAAAGAAAGCCTGATTAGAACAATTGAATGCTCAAAGTAGTTGGTGCTCTCTTGCATATTCATGTAAATCAGAAGGATATATCAAAGATATTAATTATCCAATGTTCATCAGGAAAATTTCGTGTTCAAGTCGCTTTTGATACATACAATAAGACAACAAAGGGGAAAAAAATAAAGTTGTAATCCTTAGTTCCTTACTAGTGAAAACTAGATAAAATATCATCTAGCACGCACTCGAACTTTTCACATGTCCACCGAGACTGGAAGTGACTTTTTACATGGTTGCCTCGGCTGGCAATTTTCCATCTGTATTAAAGTATTGCATTTACAGAGACTACATGGGCCAGTATGGCAAGTTGATAATGTAACTCAGTCAACAACTTTCTAGGTGTACTCAAGAAAAATTAATCAAGTAAACAAGGCTAAAACCAAAAGACTCAAAAGGATGACACATTTTTTTATATGCAAAACTTCAAAACTCCCTAAATCATTTGTAATATGTGCCTGAGACCTGTAGTGAACATGTAAATAACTCTGATCACAATTATGAGTTTAGGCTTGACAATATGTCGGACCACCATAACCAACAGTCAGTCAACTTGATAAACAAAGTTTAAAATAGTTACAAACATAAAAAATATGCATCCTCAATATGACATACAAAAGCCTGCTCACATGCAAACCCAActaaatttcatagttaacaGTATGAAGGAAACAATGTAGAGCATGTATTATCACAGTATACACAATGCCATATCATTGGTGATAATGAACTACCTTTTGATTCAAAACCAGCGCTGGGAAGATTGCATTATCAAGCAGTGAAGAAAAATGGGGTGAAACAACTCTCCATCCCTGTAAAAAAGTTtccaaaaacaaataaaaactttgAAAAGGTGTATAAGGTTTATGTAACATATGAACAGTGTTTTGTACCACCCTTTCTACAGGTTCCTATAGTAAGCCACCATATCTTGTTAAAACAAAAAGGACTAGCACATTTTAAAATATGGTTTCAATACTTTACAGTAAGCATTACTAAACCGCGGCACAATAAATTATCATCTATGATTTCACCACTTAACAAACAAAAACAGTTGACCACACTTAACCCACCCTCTTGTAAAAGTTCAAATCAGAAGAAGGAAATATTAAGAACTTACAGGGCCTGATTCTAATATATATGAGATGACATCAAATGCCAAGGAGATAATCCGCTCTGAGATACAATCCAAATTCTGCATGACCTTCACTGTTTTAGAACTCTATGAGAAGAAAAGATGCACAAActaattaaacaaaaaaattatttccaTAATATGATGGTACATTAGCAACAATAAACTAAACCCCTAAACCGAAAATTCTGCAGGCTTATTTTATGTAGGGAACTTTCATGCATGCAATGCTCATTTCTAGAGGATAAAGCAATAGATTTGTGAAATAGTTAACAAATCAGAGAGTGCAATGAATTAACAAAGAATGAACAAGTTTATGAAAACAACTTACACATATGTTACCACTCTGCTTAGCTATTTTGAATGCACAATCTACTACACTAGGTATCAGCCTGAGAAAGAAATCAAGGTCAATAATATGTTGTTGCATAAACAAAATTATGAGTAAATGAGAGGTTACCTGTCAACGTGTTTCCGATGACGTGTCACCAAAGCAGAAAAAATTATCAAACCTCTCTTTGCAATCTTCAGTCTTAGCAGAGATCCATCATCAGAAGCACCATCTAAACTCAATGAATCCAGTATCCGAAACAAGTCATGACAAAAAGAAGGTAAAATGGGGCCCAATGCAGATGGCATATATGACCTTACCTGTTAAAaccaaatattttaaattttcgagaagCATAAAGATCATAACAATATAATAGTAAAGTTGAATACAAAATTCTGttaaattacaaaaacttgttgaGATGAGGAAAACAAGACCAAGGTCTTTATACAGATCCATCAGAAAGAAATTGACCTGGAATTGAATTTATCATCCATCATGCTACTGCATGAAATTATATAGTCTTTAACATCTATGATGTCCAATTTGGGAAAAAACTAAAACAGATAAGGAGTTTGTTAATTGCATGTTTGACCCTAAATAAGCTGCATAGTATGCTAATTTACATAGAGAAGTATCAAACAGCTCTGGCCACCTTCTTCAAGTCATATTTACATGCTGAAATATCATAGAACAATGGTATCAAGCAGCTTTCTCTGCCTTATTCAATCATTCTTATGTTTTCCAATATCAAAGACTAGTGCTTCTCAAGATGTTATCTGATCTGGTACATGtacaattattatttatttgatatcatCAGCAGATCATCAGCAGCAGGTGCCATATTAAATCAGCAGGATCAAGATGTTAAAAGAATCACATAGTTAATAACATCGGACCAGATAATGAAGGTATGGCTAAAACAGATCATCATGATTTCAACATGTTACTCAATTattcaagaaggaattatttaaaaaagattaATTGATTATCGAGGGCATATGCATCTGATATTTTGTAGACTGCCAATATGGCCCTTCAACTAAAAAAAAGAAATCTATAGGATGACCATATGATCAATCATAACTCATGTATCAGAATATACGATGGTGAATCACATCCAGATATGTAGATATCATAAAACTACAATATTGAAAAGATAAATTCCATGAcaataaaattttcaataaactatGATTATAGCCTAAAAAAATTAGACTAATCTccactttaaaaaaaaaagatgattccaGAACATAGGTGGTCTGCAAATATATAGAACACCTTACAGTTCTTCAACAAAAAAAACCTATGTCAAGTTCAAGCTAacaaattaaacaaaaatataggaAGGCAAAAGAAAGCCTAGGTCACAAAGAAGGTATCATGACCACTCCCAGAACTGCTGAATAAACTAGAGATGCAGCCACCCTTGCCAGTCCTAGCTGTCTCCAGGCTGATAGGTGGACGTGTAGCAGCATCCAGACGGAAacagtaagatatgacatgtggccATCTGAGTCATTGAACCTTGACATTGTCCTTCAACAAAAATGTGAAGGAGCAACGTAGGTACCCCCAGAAGTTGCGACTAAAGAGTTGGGTACATGATTGCTCTAAATAAACTTGATTTACAATAACTATGGTGTAACAAATCTAACAATCAATAAGCCCTACTAGTTATAAGATAGATACACAATACATAAGTTGCAAAATCATGCTCAATATCTAATATCAGCTGTTATCCAGGAAAACAAATGTCAGCATGTTACGATTATGAACCTTGTACTATCATAAAAAAATGTAGGTCAAAGTAGATCAGCATGTTAATAAAAACTTACACTAAAATACATGCATTTGCATATAATAAGAATGATTTCCTCAAGCTTGCTTTGTACTTGATCTTGAAATGGATCTTGAAATGATAACGTCTGTAATAAAAACAGGATGCATATCAGCATCAACAGAGCTAAGTGAATAAGTAGAAAATTGCTGATAAATAATAACAGTACAACCTTATTAACAAAGTCATGAAATGTTGCTTGTAAAGGCACAAGTATTTCCTGTGCTATTATCTCCAACTGCACTGGTACAGATTCATTTcgaacttttggattcaaaaagtACTGTGACAAAAACAAGTAATCAATCAGAGTCATCAGGAACATAACTTAGGAAGAAGATAATTGCTAGATCTTTTAACTCAATTGTCAGTCATCTTGGACAGTCACTGTCACTAGCTCACCTAATGACACTAAAAGAGACAAATACATCTGATTAACCCACAATACACCAAATAATTAAATAAACAGTAAATCCATCTCACGGAGAAGAACATTACATGGGCACTAATATGGGTCAGTAAGCAAGAAATTGCAGAGGCTATTAGTTACTGAATGCAAATTTATCATGACAATTACTCCGTCTAAGTTTTCAAAGATGCAAAAGTTGAACACTTAATGACCGTCTGAATAATGTCATAATTTTGCAGTTACTATCATGTTTCAACTCTATGCTTACAAAGTAGAGAAAAGCGAATTCTTCAAGCTTTGGAGTTAGGAGATCAATGACTGCCTTTTCGACTGAGCATGTGCTATGAACCCATGAACGAAATTGTTCCTTTAATGTCCTTTAATGTGATatcatgcatccacttcccaaagAATTCAACAGATTCACATGAAAGTAGCACAGTATCCAGAATCTGATTTACAATGGGCTCTTGTGCATAGTCATCAATAGGCTCTCAGAAGCAACTAACTTCAGATTAACAGAGCAAAGAAACTCCATCCAAGAAGCATCTATAACCACTTTTAAAGAATTACAACAGATTCACATGAAAGCAACTCAGTGTCCAGACTCTGGTTCATAGCGTGTTCTTTGTGCATCATCATTGTATGCTTCAGCGAGCAACTAAATTGAGATTGACAGAACAAAGGTACTCATCATCTGAAAAGAATCTAGAACTACTATTACATGGAGAACTTCTGTTGAATGTACAGAAGATACCTGGAATGGTCTTAGGATTGTTTGAAGCACTGTAAGTGCATTAAGGGTACTCCATTGAGCATTTTTATCTTGGATGATAAGATTGCTTCTTTGGATTACCGATGTTAGCTCGGGAACAAGTTCAGGCCAAGTATTCTCCTTCACAAAGTTTTTCACCACAATCAGACGAAACTGCATGACACAGAAAATTTATGTACATGAACACGCCAGCACGTATAACATGATTGAAATTAGCTTCAATTCATAAtgatgttgaaatttactaatttAGATAAGGTATGCGAGTGTGAGCCAAATAAAACATGATAAGCAGTATGTAAATTTCAACTTTACAATAAACTGAGGCATGTCACTAGATAACGATGGTAAAGAGACTTCTAATTATTTTGTTATGTGTTACCGGAGAATATTGGATATTCTTTCACCCACTTGTACAAGGCAGCTTGTCAAAATACTAATGGACAAAACAGTTAATCCACAATGAATTGTAATGTCATAACAAAGAGTAGACAAAATCCCAAAAGAGCTGAGAGCATGATAGTGCAACAACTTATCTTAGAGATAATTTACATGAAAACAAC comes from Musa acuminata AAA Group cultivar baxijiao chromosome BXJ3-3, Cavendish_Baxijiao_AAA, whole genome shotgun sequence and encodes:
- the LOC135633656 gene encoding uncharacterized protein LOC135633656 isoform X2, producing MDTLIPEICRLLNDTLSPEKAVLASATDGLDRLSRFPHFPLSLLAVATGGDSQGLRLAAAAYLKNFVRSCMDDDPQSLELQRFRNQLAQALLQAEPAVLKVLVEVFRLIVVKNFVKENTWPELVPELTSVIQRSNLIIQDKNAQWSTLNALTVLQTILRPFQYFLNPKVRNESVPVQLEIIAQEILVPLQATFHDFVNKTLSFQDPFQDQVQSKLEEIILIICKCMYFSVRSYMPSALGPILPSFCHDLFRILDSLSLDGASDDGSLLRLKIAKRGLIIFSALVTRHRKHVDRLIPSVVDCAFKIAKQSGNICNLDCISERIISLAFDVISYILESGPGWRVVSPHFSSLLDNAIFPALVLNQKSGMRMLRSTYGRISLLILMKFPDGLKTYLLQGKVQLVYLVLLQCRRSLKLTNIKEGDIMHEAPAGVGLGKGHGPRIATATTKRKKADKSKGKQQESSIGELLVIPFLSKFPMPYHGDKASSKIVHNYYGVLMAYGGLPDFLRERNSEYTTTLVRNRVLPLYSSCPFVPYLVATANWIIGELASCLPQAMSSDVYDSLIKALTMPDINGINCYPVRASAAGAIIRLLENEYVPPDWLSVLEVVVNQIANGEKNESSFLFHLLGTAVEAGQNIISAHIPMLISSVVGAIVNHIPPIPDPWPQVVERGFAALAAITKTWEASSASEALEHDDRKWESAQAVIARTFATLLYQAWAVSVQSIDSADRSTSPPLSCLDDASTLLGLILKSATKKNEIEELKIPELLALWSDLISDWHGWEEMEDLAVFDCIQEAVNLQRRCDSTNFLLTRISSRVSPGVDQSIIEGVSAFVTKGIMAYPSATWRACSCVHELLHVPSFSFQMQCVKQSIITSFTQAAFSHFKDLRNKPTGLWKPLLLVISSCYILCPEIVEQVLDRDEDNGFMIVACGLAHVSSRSFDSGISSVSEIKLAVITLEKFVERLVAFPLEDGNKVLQDCLVSLMEAFLHLKEVEEKEAEESDSEVIDDEYSDEEISDNEDSEDDDLEETQEEFLDRYAKAADELSEVVAGDIEDGVQDLELGPVDEIDVREEVLSLIRRHHQVLLKGQVLSSGLIQQMLDAFPECTPLLQVH